In a single window of the Niabella ginsenosidivorans genome:
- a CDS encoding inorganic diphosphatase: MSKYKTFIIIETPRGSREKYDYDSRYGMLCLKKLLPEGMVFPFDFGFIPGTKGEDGDPLDAFVLSSLKTFPGCMIECRLLGAIKAVQIEKDGEKIRNDRYLFTPVVTGYEWNTGCTGELPEKLLRELEDFFINYNREEGKDFRPQGFINAKEATKQIKKNEG, translated from the coding sequence ATGAGCAAGTACAAAACATTTATCATTATAGAAACGCCCAGAGGCAGCAGGGAAAAATATGATTATGATTCCAGATATGGTATGCTTTGTTTGAAGAAACTGCTGCCGGAAGGGATGGTGTTCCCTTTTGACTTTGGTTTTATACCTGGTACTAAAGGCGAAGATGGAGATCCGTTGGACGCTTTTGTATTGTCATCACTCAAAACATTTCCCGGCTGTATGATCGAATGCCGCTTACTGGGCGCTATAAAGGCAGTGCAGATAGAAAAGGATGGAGAAAAGATACGTAATGACCGGTATTTATTTACTCCTGTTGTTACGGGCTATGAATGGAATACAGGGTGTACCGGTGAGCTGCCGGAAAAGCTGCTGCGGGAGCTTGAGGATTTTTTTATCAATTACAACAGGGAAGAAGGGAAGGACTTCCGGCCGCAGGGATTTATAAATGCCAAAGAAGCAACAAAGCAAATTAAAAAGAATGAAGGATGA